A genome region from Alistipes dispar includes the following:
- a CDS encoding DUF1735 and LamG domain-containing protein, translated as MKRFHTALLLSVWTLAAMTGCDKKPSPYGDFDNRVFIDQNTNVTTLLVKQSTVSDERSFRAAAPKPVGKEVGLLFEADAGRVADYNRMSGEEAAMLPENYFEIVGGKTSIPVGTNRSADVTVRFHNLGELDTEALHVLPVTLRKADGAAVLESARTIYYVLRGAAIINVVADLQESNYISFDKTLDGQSASCKVLNGLNAVTMEALVRCSDYVLEPGIKTVMGIEGHCLIRISDNGLEPNQLQVVMPTPYATANFTDATTCLVPANEWTHIAVTCDVATGHLVIYINGEPVLDKTGNQFVPVNLGQPKTDAQQKDHFFHIGYSYAAGRELHGEICEVRIWNTVRTQEQIAANIYEVDPASEGLVAYWKFDEGSGETIRDHTDNNNSGTAHETLKWNQVSLPEAPSGDGDN; from the coding sequence ATGAAAAGATTTCATACGGCACTCCTGCTGTCTGTTTGGACGCTGGCGGCGATGACGGGGTGCGACAAGAAACCGTCTCCCTACGGGGATTTCGACAACAGGGTGTTCATCGACCAGAACACGAACGTCACGACGCTGCTCGTCAAGCAGAGCACCGTCTCGGACGAACGTTCGTTCCGCGCGGCGGCTCCCAAGCCGGTCGGCAAGGAGGTCGGCCTGCTCTTCGAGGCCGACGCCGGCCGCGTGGCGGACTACAACCGCATGTCGGGCGAAGAGGCGGCGATGCTGCCCGAAAACTACTTTGAGATCGTGGGCGGCAAGACCTCCATCCCGGTCGGTACGAACCGTTCGGCCGACGTGACGGTACGCTTCCATAACCTCGGCGAACTCGACACCGAGGCATTGCACGTGCTTCCCGTCACACTGCGTAAAGCCGATGGAGCGGCTGTGCTCGAAAGCGCCCGCACGATCTATTACGTGCTGCGCGGCGCGGCCATCATCAATGTCGTGGCCGACCTTCAGGAGAGCAACTACATCTCCTTCGACAAGACGCTCGACGGGCAGAGCGCATCGTGCAAGGTGCTCAACGGCCTGAACGCCGTGACGATGGAGGCGCTCGTGCGGTGCAGCGACTACGTGCTCGAACCCGGTATCAAGACCGTGATGGGCATCGAGGGGCATTGCCTGATCCGCATCAGCGACAACGGTCTGGAGCCCAACCAGCTCCAGGTAGTCATGCCTACTCCCTACGCTACGGCCAACTTCACGGATGCGACTACGTGCCTCGTCCCGGCGAACGAGTGGACGCATATCGCCGTGACATGCGATGTGGCGACCGGACATCTGGTCATTTACATCAATGGCGAACCGGTGCTCGACAAGACGGGCAACCAGTTCGTTCCCGTAAATCTCGGGCAGCCGAAAACCGACGCCCAGCAGAAGGATCATTTCTTCCATATCGGTTACTCGTATGCGGCCGGACGCGAACTCCACGGTGAGATTTGCGAGGTGCGCATCTGGAATACCGTACGTACGCAGGAGCAGATTGCCGCGAACATTTACGAGGTCGATCCAGCGAGCGAGGGACTCGTGGCTTACTGGAAATTCGACGAAGGTTCGGGCGAAACCATCCGTGACCATACGGACAACAACAACAGCGGCACGGCGCACGAGACACTCAAATGGAATCAGGTGTCGCTGCCCGAGGCTCCCTCCGGTGACGGAGACAACTAA
- a CDS encoding glycoside hydrolase family 18 has protein sequence MKRTISNIFCGAALLLATSAGSSCDDWTENEKIAVENPVFGEDDPGLYARYLASLRAYKNGDHYRTVVWFDNSDKRPVSRGGFFSDVPDSVDVVALTAGGRLTAEELEQAETLREKGTKIIGAFDCQAALARAEDTQAPEERLSAALAERFEEIEADGLDGLTLRYESTDPTFATEEELRVQRALDDVVAGALAEWRESHPGGLLLFEGTPQWLSDLSAVALCDYLVVRCLDAESVYDFGVRARRMCAVEGIPSDRFLWLVSAVPPSATDATGYLADASGASVRAVGALAEWLLRPEDIGKAGMGIMNVQYDYYNSAMIYRYTKEAIETLNPSPKN, from the coding sequence ATGAAAAGAACGATAAGCAACATATTCTGCGGCGCGGCGCTTCTGCTCGCAACATCGGCGGGCTCCTCGTGCGACGACTGGACGGAGAACGAGAAAATCGCAGTCGAAAATCCTGTTTTCGGCGAAGACGATCCCGGACTGTATGCCCGTTACCTCGCCTCGCTCCGCGCCTACAAGAACGGCGACCATTATCGGACGGTCGTCTGGTTCGACAATTCGGACAAGAGACCCGTCAGCCGGGGCGGCTTTTTCTCCGATGTGCCCGACAGCGTGGATGTCGTGGCGCTGACGGCCGGAGGACGCCTTACGGCCGAGGAACTTGAACAGGCCGAAACGCTTCGTGAGAAAGGGACGAAAATCATCGGCGCCTTCGACTGTCAGGCCGCTCTGGCGCGTGCCGAGGATACGCAGGCCCCCGAAGAACGGCTTTCTGCCGCCTTGGCTGAGCGTTTCGAAGAGATCGAAGCCGACGGCCTCGACGGGCTGACGCTCCGCTACGAATCCACCGACCCGACTTTCGCTACCGAAGAGGAACTCCGCGTGCAGCGGGCGCTCGACGACGTGGTGGCCGGAGCTCTGGCCGAATGGCGGGAAAGCCATCCCGGGGGGCTGCTTCTCTTCGAAGGAACGCCCCAATGGCTGAGCGACCTGTCGGCGGTGGCCCTTTGCGACTATCTGGTAGTTCGCTGCCTCGACGCCGAATCGGTGTACGACTTCGGTGTCCGTGCCCGCCGCATGTGCGCCGTCGAAGGAATTCCCTCCGACCGCTTCCTGTGGCTCGTCTCCGCCGTGCCGCCTTCTGCAACCGATGCCACGGGGTATCTGGCCGACGCCTCGGGTGCTTCGGTGCGTGCCGTCGGAGCATTGGCCGAGTGGCTGCTCCGTCCGGAGGATATCGGCAAGGCGGGAATGGGCATCATGAACGTGCAGTACGACTACTACAACTCCGCGATGATCTACCGCTACACGAAGGAGGCCATCGAAACGCTTAATCCCTCTCCCAAAAACTAA
- a CDS encoding RagB/SusD family nutrient uptake outer membrane protein has product MKKPQYLRRRLRLLALAPAALFAACTGGFDDINTDPYAASKDDMNNDNYIVSSILTGMQGWVIPLDVNTHQFTDIVLGGALGGYTADSNPGLPTRIAIFNPTNDWTRVMLIRVIPEIYTAYNKLKVNSDDEVALALAEVIRVAAVHRVTDTYGPVPYSQIGADDALTSPYDSQQAVYERLFEELDGALTVLRNHSAETIKAASDKIYAGDLSKWVRFANSLKLRMAMRISYAAPDEAERIVKEALSGENGGVIESNADNAQIPTQNNPFRVVMYDYNGGDSRVSADITSYMNGYKDPRRAKYFTLSTFTGGIRNGYIGLRSGISIPSESLLYSNMAVDYTTPLMWMNAAEVAFLKAEASLRGWYGATGDAERWYEEGVRLSFEQWGLSGDYDAYIADGVSLPESYEDPLGKESNTSEVSTVTVKWDTRGDFETNLEQIITQKWLAIYPEGFEAWCEFRRTGYPRLMPATNNRSGGIIPEGGYANRMPYPAEEYQENNEHINEAVSLLGGPDNMATRLWWDCKEK; this is encoded by the coding sequence ATGAAAAAACCACAATATCTTCGCAGACGCCTCCGCCTGCTGGCGCTGGCACCGGCAGCGTTGTTCGCCGCCTGCACGGGCGGGTTCGATGACATCAACACCGATCCCTATGCCGCCTCGAAAGACGATATGAACAACGACAACTACATCGTCTCGTCGATTCTGACGGGCATGCAGGGATGGGTCATTCCGCTCGATGTCAATACGCACCAGTTCACCGATATCGTACTGGGAGGTGCGCTCGGCGGCTATACGGCCGACTCGAATCCGGGACTTCCCACCCGCATCGCCATCTTCAACCCTACCAACGACTGGACGCGCGTGATGCTCATCCGCGTGATTCCTGAGATCTATACGGCTTACAACAAGCTGAAAGTCAATTCAGACGACGAAGTGGCCCTTGCGCTTGCCGAAGTGATCCGCGTGGCTGCCGTGCATCGCGTGACCGACACCTACGGACCGGTTCCCTATTCGCAGATCGGAGCCGACGACGCGCTTACCTCACCCTACGATTCGCAGCAGGCCGTCTATGAACGGCTGTTCGAGGAGCTGGACGGTGCGCTGACCGTGCTGAGGAACCATTCGGCCGAGACCATCAAGGCCGCCTCGGACAAGATCTATGCGGGCGACCTGTCGAAATGGGTGCGGTTCGCCAATTCGCTCAAGCTGCGCATGGCCATGCGTATCAGCTATGCGGCGCCGGACGAAGCCGAACGGATCGTAAAGGAAGCTCTTTCCGGAGAGAACGGCGGCGTGATCGAATCGAATGCGGACAATGCACAGATTCCGACCCAGAACAACCCGTTCCGGGTGGTGATGTACGACTACAACGGCGGGGACTCGCGCGTTTCGGCCGACATCACCTCCTACATGAACGGTTACAAAGACCCCCGGCGGGCCAAATACTTCACCCTTTCGACCTTCACGGGCGGAATTCGGAACGGCTATATCGGGCTGCGTTCGGGAATCAGCATTCCCTCCGAATCGCTTCTCTACTCGAATATGGCGGTCGATTATACGACGCCGCTCATGTGGATGAATGCCGCCGAAGTGGCCTTTCTGAAGGCCGAAGCCTCCCTGCGCGGCTGGTACGGCGCGACGGGCGATGCCGAACGCTGGTACGAGGAAGGGGTGCGCCTCTCGTTCGAACAGTGGGGGCTCTCGGGCGATTACGACGCCTACATCGCCGACGGGGTGTCGCTGCCCGAGTCTTATGAGGACCCGCTGGGCAAGGAGAGCAACACTTCGGAAGTGAGCACCGTAACCGTCAAATGGGATACGCGCGGCGATTTCGAAACCAACCTCGAACAGATCATCACCCAGAAGTGGCTGGCGATCTATCCCGAAGGGTTCGAAGCATGGTGCGAATTCCGGCGCACGGGCTATCCGCGGCTGATGCCCGCCACGAACAACCGCAGCGGCGGCATCATCCCCGAGGGAGGCTATGCGAACCGCATGCCCTATCCGGCGGAGGAGTACCAGGAGAACAACGAGCATATCAATGAAGCGGTTTCACTGCTCGGGGGACCCGACAACATGGCCACCCGTCTGTGGTGGGACTGCAAGGAGAAATAA
- a CDS encoding SusC/RagA family TonB-linked outer membrane protein has protein sequence MKKNLILALLALFFTLGTGKMTVSAQSGVLQQRISVSVEGGTLDDAVVQIEKQTSLMFLYKTQDIAPSHRVTLHARREPLSVVLDRLVEGTKLGWELSDNHIVLTQKSVDDQPRRVTGHVLDKNGVPIIGATVIVKGTTVGTSTGADGSFALEIPAPAAKAVLSFGYLGYDDTEIPVGSRTAMEVTLRESALEMDAVVVTALGIKRSEKALSYNVQQVSAEEIVGNKDVNFVNALSGKVAGVNINASSSGVGGASKVVMRGTKGIDQSSNALYVIDGVPMYNLGGEGGTEFDSAGTSEAVADINPEDIESVSVLTGAAAAALYGSYASNGAIVITTKKGKAGHTSVTVTSNTEVHSPFVMPEFQNRYGTGNLNASEGQTLMSWGRRLGAADRTGYSPRSDYFQTGVTGTETVSLSTGTDRNQTYLSASAVNSRGIVPNNGYERYNFTARNTTSLLKDRMTLDIGASYIMQNDRNMVNQGTYANPLVSAYLFPRGNDWNRVRMFERYDPERRIWVQDWDEWIGAGNLTMQNPYWINYRNLRENDRRRYMLNTNISYRILDWLSVSGRIRIDNSVNNFTEKFYATSNSTLIEGSNNGLYGITKTEDQQTYGDVLLNIDKTFGANWSLQANVGAVISDIRQDAFKNRGPIMESGIANLFNVFQLDDTRVTREQSGWREQYQSLFASAEIGYKGTYYLTLTGRNDWPSQLAGPQSVKASFFYPSVGASVVLSQLIPDMPENLSYVKVRGSWASVGMPFARFLANPVYVWDADNKVWKTETNYPFYDLKPERTDSWEVGLTMRFLKHFNLDVSYYNTKTYNQTFDPQISVSSGYSTLYVQTGSVRNRGIELALGYGNKWGEFSWSSNFTLSSNQNRILELVDNYRHPETGQFVTKDRLDVGGLNQAHFILKKGGSLGDLYSIIDLKRDANGHIYVDENDRIYTVSENLDDIRLGSVFPKANMAWRNDFRWKNLSFGFMVSARIGGIVYSATQAQLDYYGVSEDSAAARDAGGVAVNGGSLLPAYNWYEVVGGKNIPQYYTYSATNVRLQEASIGYTIPKEKLGGVCEINLSLVGRNLWMIYCKAPFDPEAVATTGNYYQGIDYFMMPSLRNIGFNMRLKF, from the coding sequence ATGAAAAAAAATCTGATTCTTGCTCTTCTCGCGCTGTTTTTCACGCTCGGGACGGGTAAAATGACGGTTTCGGCGCAATCCGGTGTGTTGCAACAACGTATCAGCGTCTCCGTAGAGGGCGGAACGCTCGACGATGCCGTCGTGCAGATCGAGAAGCAAACATCGCTGATGTTCCTCTATAAAACACAGGACATCGCCCCTTCTCACCGGGTGACGCTGCACGCCAGACGGGAGCCGCTGTCGGTCGTGCTCGACCGTCTGGTCGAAGGCACGAAACTCGGCTGGGAACTCTCGGACAATCACATCGTATTGACACAGAAAAGCGTCGATGACCAGCCCCGCAGGGTGACGGGACATGTCCTCGACAAGAACGGAGTTCCCATCATCGGAGCGACGGTTATTGTCAAGGGGACGACCGTCGGTACGAGTACCGGGGCCGACGGCTCTTTCGCGCTGGAGATTCCCGCTCCCGCCGCGAAAGCGGTGCTGTCGTTCGGCTACCTGGGATACGACGACACGGAAATTCCGGTCGGGAGCCGTACGGCAATGGAGGTCACGCTGCGCGAATCCGCGCTTGAAATGGATGCTGTCGTCGTAACGGCCCTGGGCATCAAACGTTCGGAAAAGGCGCTGTCGTACAACGTGCAGCAAGTTTCGGCAGAGGAGATTGTCGGCAACAAGGACGTGAACTTCGTCAATGCGCTCAGCGGCAAGGTGGCCGGCGTGAACATCAACGCCTCGTCGTCGGGCGTGGGCGGAGCCTCGAAGGTGGTCATGCGCGGTACGAAGGGCATCGACCAGTCTTCGAACGCCCTGTACGTCATCGACGGTGTTCCGATGTACAACCTCGGCGGCGAGGGCGGAACGGAGTTCGACTCGGCCGGAACGTCGGAAGCCGTCGCGGACATCAATCCCGAGGATATCGAGTCCGTGTCGGTGCTGACGGGCGCTGCGGCTGCGGCGCTCTACGGCAGTTATGCGTCGAACGGCGCCATCGTCATCACGACCAAGAAGGGCAAGGCGGGCCATACGTCCGTGACCGTGACCAGCAATACCGAGGTACACTCTCCCTTCGTGATGCCCGAATTCCAAAACCGCTACGGTACGGGTAATCTTAATGCTTCGGAGGGGCAGACGCTCATGAGCTGGGGCCGCCGGCTCGGTGCTGCGGACCGCACGGGCTATTCCCCGCGCAGCGACTACTTCCAGACGGGCGTCACCGGCACCGAGACCGTTTCGCTCTCGACGGGCACCGACCGCAACCAGACCTACCTTTCGGCCTCGGCTGTCAATTCCCGCGGTATTGTGCCCAACAACGGCTACGAGCGTTACAACTTCACGGCCCGCAACACCACCTCGTTGCTCAAAGACCGCATGACCCTGGACATCGGAGCCTCCTACATCATGCAGAACGACCGCAACATGGTCAATCAGGGCACGTATGCCAATCCGTTGGTTTCGGCTTACCTGTTTCCCCGCGGAAACGACTGGAACCGTGTGCGGATGTTCGAACGATACGACCCCGAACGCCGCATCTGGGTGCAGGACTGGGACGAGTGGATCGGTGCGGGCAATCTGACGATGCAGAATCCCTACTGGATCAACTACCGCAACCTGCGCGAGAACGACCGCCGGCGCTATATGCTCAATACCAACATCTCCTACCGGATTCTCGACTGGCTTTCGGTTTCGGGCCGTATCCGAATCGACAATTCGGTGAACAACTTCACCGAGAAGTTTTATGCCACGTCCAATTCGACGCTCATCGAGGGTTCGAACAACGGACTTTACGGCATCACCAAGACCGAAGATCAGCAGACCTACGGCGACGTGCTGCTCAATATCGACAAGACCTTCGGAGCGAATTGGTCGCTGCAGGCCAACGTGGGCGCCGTGATTTCGGATATCCGGCAGGATGCCTTCAAGAACCGCGGTCCCATCATGGAGTCGGGTATCGCCAATCTGTTCAACGTCTTCCAGCTCGACGACACCCGTGTGACACGCGAGCAGTCCGGCTGGCGCGAACAGTACCAGTCGCTCTTCGCCTCGGCCGAAATCGGGTACAAGGGAACCTACTACCTCACCCTTACGGGGCGCAACGACTGGCCTTCTCAACTGGCCGGTCCGCAATCGGTCAAGGCTTCGTTCTTCTACCCTTCCGTCGGCGCCTCGGTGGTGCTTTCGCAGCTCATCCCCGACATGCCGGAGAACCTCTCCTACGTCAAGGTGCGCGGTTCGTGGGCCTCGGTAGGTATGCCCTTCGCCCGTTTCCTGGCCAACCCCGTCTATGTCTGGGATGCCGACAACAAAGTGTGGAAGACGGAGACCAATTACCCCTTCTACGACCTGAAGCCCGAACGCACGGATTCGTGGGAGGTGGGTCTTACCATGCGTTTCCTGAAGCATTTCAACCTCGACGTATCGTATTACAACACGAAGACCTACAACCAGACCTTCGACCCGCAGATCTCCGTGTCGTCCGGTTATTCGACGCTCTACGTTCAGACCGGATCGGTGCGCAACCGGGGTATCGAGCTGGCGCTGGGCTACGGCAACAAATGGGGCGAGTTCTCGTGGAGTTCGAATTTCACGCTCAGCTCCAACCAGAACCGGATTCTCGAACTGGTGGACAACTACCGCCATCCCGAAACCGGACAGTTCGTCACGAAGGACCGCCTCGATGTCGGCGGTCTGAACCAGGCGCACTTCATCCTCAAGAAGGGCGGTTCGCTGGGCGATCTTTATTCGATCATCGACCTCAAGCGCGATGCCAACGGCCATATCTACGTGGACGAGAACGACCGCATCTATACGGTCTCCGAGAATCTGGACGACATCAGGCTGGGATCGGTCTTCCCGAAGGCCAACATGGCGTGGCGCAACGACTTCCGCTGGAAAAACCTGAGTTTCGGGTTCATGGTATCGGCCCGTATCGGCGGTATCGTTTACTCCGCCACGCAGGCTCAGCTCGACTATTACGGCGTATCGGAGGATTCTGCCGCGGCACGCGACGCCGGAGGCGTCGCCGTCAACGGAGGTTCGCTCCTGCCGGCCTACAATTGGTACGAGGTCGTAGGCGGCAAGAACATCCCGCAATATTACACCTATTCGGCGACGAACGTCCGCTTGCAGGAGGCTTCGATCGGCTATACGATTCCGAAGGAGAAACTCGGCGGCGTTTGCGAGATAAACCTCTCGCTCGTGGGCCGCAACCTCTGGATGATTTACTGCAAGGCTCCGTTCGACCCCGAAGCCGTCGCCACGACGGGCAACTACTATCAGGGCATCGACTATTTCATGATGCCTTCGTTACGGAATATCGGTTTCAACATGAGACTCAAATTCTAA
- a CDS encoding FecR family protein produces MKEISEALESALIAYLEGEATLQQIELLHEWAGLDPENAELLYGLTHLYAERDAASKIGAVDVEAMRRRLLARPEFASDERIAALRPAPRRKLGRKIWFRAVGYAASAAALIAVGILAGRSGGTGLSDSFNTICVDAGSKSRIVLADGTQVTMKASSKLRYPASFGSGPREVWLDGEAYFDVEHDAEHPFIVHSCRQSVRVLGTTFNVQAYSNESENTVTLLSGAVGLDLLDREGELLRSLELHPYEQCHFDKRAGSYRLSELDAYERQVPWDDGVYRFRDQSLAQIAARLQNYYGVRILLIDEAAEKIRYTGSFSLTERLDEVFGVLNHDGRLHIERDGNTYRIRLR; encoded by the coding sequence ATGAAAGAAATCTCCGAAGCACTCGAATCCGCCCTGATCGCCTATCTCGAAGGTGAAGCCACGTTGCAGCAGATCGAGTTGTTGCACGAATGGGCCGGCCTCGATCCCGAGAATGCAGAGTTGCTTTACGGGCTGACGCATCTTTACGCCGAGCGGGATGCCGCATCGAAGATCGGAGCGGTGGATGTCGAAGCCATGCGGCGCCGGTTGCTCGCAAGGCCCGAATTCGCCTCGGATGAGCGTATTGCCGCGCTGCGCCCTGCACCCCGCCGAAAGCTCGGGCGGAAGATATGGTTCCGGGCAGTCGGTTATGCCGCCTCGGCAGCCGCACTGATCGCTGTCGGCATTCTGGCCGGGAGGAGCGGCGGGACAGGGCTTTCCGACTCGTTCAATACGATATGCGTGGATGCCGGAAGCAAGTCGCGCATCGTGCTCGCCGACGGTACGCAGGTGACGATGAAAGCCTCTTCGAAGCTGCGTTATCCCGCCTCTTTCGGCTCCGGTCCCCGCGAGGTGTGGCTCGACGGCGAAGCCTATTTCGATGTCGAACACGATGCGGAGCACCCCTTCATCGTCCATTCGTGCCGCCAGTCGGTACGCGTGCTCGGAACGACTTTCAATGTCCAGGCCTATTCCAACGAATCCGAGAACACCGTAACGCTCCTGAGCGGGGCCGTGGGACTCGACTTGCTCGACCGTGAGGGCGAATTGCTCCGGTCGCTCGAACTGCATCCTTACGAACAGTGCCATTTCGACAAGAGAGCCGGTAGTTACCGGCTTTCGGAACTGGACGCCTATGAGCGGCAGGTTCCGTGGGACGACGGGGTTTACCGTTTCCGCGATCAGAGTCTCGCGCAGATCGCCGCCCGGTTGCAGAACTATTACGGCGTGCGGATTCTTCTTATCGACGAAGCTGCGGAAAAGATCCGTTATACGGGCAGTTTCTCGCTCACGGAGCGGCTCGACGAGGTGTTCGGCGTCCTGAACCACGACGGGCGTCTGCATATCGAACGCGACGGGAACACCTACCGCATCCGCTTACGCTGA
- a CDS encoding RNA polymerase sigma-70 factor produces MRSLHSDKIQTDSSDETLPFVPEEGDFGRFDRIYHEYAARLIVFARRFVTEKFAEDIVQDVFVRVWQQGRFRLPSEELSRYLYRSVLNACRNSIRHELVVSRYVRTSLAELRLGEVEYELRILDEPRNEREDVLRALIEQLPERCREVFRLSWYEDLKSAEIAERLGISHRTVDAQLYKALRFLRERMLILLIFSLIYPPPSNGC; encoded by the coding sequence ATGCGCTCATTACATTCGGATAAAATACAGACGGATTCTTCGGATGAAACTCTCCCGTTCGTTCCGGAAGAGGGGGACTTCGGCCGTTTCGATCGCATCTATCACGAATATGCGGCCCGCCTGATCGTATTCGCCCGCCGTTTCGTCACGGAGAAATTTGCAGAGGATATCGTGCAGGACGTATTCGTGCGGGTTTGGCAGCAGGGGCGTTTCCGTCTGCCGTCCGAGGAGTTGAGCCGTTATCTTTACCGCAGCGTATTGAATGCCTGCCGGAATTCCATTCGGCATGAACTGGTCGTCAGCCGGTATGTCCGCACCTCGCTTGCAGAGCTGCGGCTCGGAGAGGTGGAATACGAACTGCGGATTCTCGATGAACCGCGGAACGAACGCGAGGATGTCCTGCGGGCGTTGATCGAGCAGTTGCCGGAACGCTGCCGCGAGGTTTTCCGGTTATCGTGGTACGAGGATCTGAAGAGTGCGGAAATCGCCGAGCGGCTCGGCATTTCGCATCGTACGGTGGACGCCCAGCTTTATAAAGCGCTTCGCTTCCTTCGCGAAAGGATGCTCATCCTGCTGATCTTTAGTCTTATTTACCCCCCCCCTTCGAATGGCTGCTGA
- a CDS encoding chitobiase/beta-hexosaminidase C-terminal domain-containing protein, giving the protein MPRRVNFRVSSPGLRRQDGILRANSAEPGATIRHTPDGSEPTEASDR; this is encoded by the coding sequence ATGCCGCGGCGCGTAAATTTCCGGGTTTCATCGCCGGGACTGAGACGGCAGGACGGGATTCTGCGGGCCAATTCGGCCGAGCCCGGTGCGACAATCCGCCATACGCCCGACGGCAGCGAACCGACCGAGGCATCCGACCGATGA
- a CDS encoding glycoside hydrolase family 16 protein — protein sequence MKKMIWMISLLCMATATGCMQDDPTYFRKPGWWVDGEQDEEGDGEYRLVWSEEFDEEPAGAEYAQPGEKWRFETGGSGWGNNEEQYYVDRVHGDYAVTKVRDGMLTITAYKPETPVGGKKYISARMSSRQSWTYGKFEMRAKLPAGRGVWPAFWMLPVTHSDDNLLDGEIDIMEYVGYEPGIVWFSVHNKKDRTEDGKNELTTSYAPESPETEFHVYGMEWTPDYIQAYIDGVPYYTFRNDGSGRAESWPFDKAFYLKLNIAVGGDWGGYEGIDDSIFPAEYVIDYVRVYQR from the coding sequence ATGAAAAAGATGATTTGGATGATAAGTCTGCTGTGCATGGCCACGGCAACAGGATGCATGCAGGACGACCCGACCTATTTCCGGAAACCCGGCTGGTGGGTTGACGGCGAACAGGACGAGGAAGGCGACGGCGAATACCGCCTGGTCTGGTCCGAGGAGTTCGATGAGGAACCCGCCGGAGCGGAATATGCCCAGCCGGGTGAGAAATGGCGGTTCGAAACAGGCGGTTCGGGCTGGGGCAACAACGAGGAACAGTATTATGTCGACCGCGTACACGGGGATTATGCCGTGACCAAAGTCCGCGACGGAATGCTGACCATCACGGCTTACAAGCCGGAAACGCCTGTCGGAGGCAAGAAGTATATCTCGGCCCGTATGAGCAGCCGTCAGTCGTGGACCTATGGCAAATTCGAGATGAGGGCCAAGCTTCCGGCGGGTCGGGGCGTATGGCCGGCGTTCTGGATGCTGCCTGTCACCCATTCCGACGACAACCTGCTCGACGGAGAGATCGATATCATGGAATACGTAGGCTACGAACCCGGTATCGTGTGGTTCTCGGTACACAATAAAAAGGACCGCACGGAGGACGGCAAGAATGAATTGACGACGAGTTATGCGCCGGAATCCCCCGAAACGGAATTCCATGTTTATGGTATGGAGTGGACGCCGGATTATATCCAGGCCTACATCGACGGCGTGCCTTACTACACATTCCGCAACGACGGCTCGGGCCGTGCTGAGAGCTGGCCTTTCGACAAGGCGTTCTACCTGAAGCTCAACATTGCCGTCGGCGGTGACTGGGGCGGCTACGAGGGGATCGACGATTCGATCTTTCCGGCGGAATATGTTATCGATTATGTACGGGTCTATCAACGGTAA